A region of Streptomyces sp. R44 DNA encodes the following proteins:
- a CDS encoding HAD family hydrolase yields MFHVKPRDPRTRRLHLFDLDGTLIRGSAAAVEISRQLGLVDEIAALEQGFLRGLTPDEFAVRARELWSELTPEQVAAAFEGAPWLMGIREVWADIRARGERCAVISLSPDFFVERLLDWGVDTTHGSLWPAVPFTEPIHRPGILTARAKVRIARELCAGYGVDPADCVAYGDSMSDAELFAIVPETVAVNADHHLAGLSSHSYSGGDLREAYALVRNSAA; encoded by the coding sequence ATGTTTCACGTGAAACCCCGAGACCCCCGCACGCGGCGCCTGCACCTCTTCGACCTCGACGGCACCCTGATCAGGGGCTCGGCCGCCGCGGTGGAGATCTCCCGGCAACTGGGCCTGGTGGACGAGATCGCCGCGCTGGAGCAGGGGTTCCTGCGCGGGCTCACGCCGGACGAGTTCGCCGTCCGGGCCCGCGAGCTGTGGTCCGAGCTCACCCCCGAGCAGGTCGCGGCGGCCTTCGAAGGGGCGCCCTGGCTCATGGGGATCCGCGAGGTCTGGGCGGACATCCGGGCCCGGGGAGAACGCTGCGCCGTCATCTCCCTCTCGCCCGACTTCTTCGTCGAGCGGCTTCTCGACTGGGGCGTCGACACGACGCACGGTTCGCTCTGGCCGGCGGTCCCCTTCACGGAGCCGATCCACCGGCCGGGCATCCTCACTGCGCGGGCCAAGGTGCGCATCGCGCGGGAGCTCTGCGCGGGGTACGGAGTGGACCCGGCCGACTGCGTCGCGTACGGGGACTCGATGTCGGACGCGGAGCTCTTCGCGATCGTGCCGGAGACCGTGGCCGTGAACGCGGACCACCATCTCGCCGGGCTCTCAAGCCACAGCTACTCCGGAGGAGACCTGCGCGAGGCCTACGCCCTGGTCCGAAACAGCGCAGCCTAG
- a CDS encoding LysR family transcriptional regulator has translation MDLALLRTFVTVHRAGSFTRAAALLGLSQPAVTSQIRTLERQLGRPLFLRQARGVTPTTIGDELAHRAAPHLDALVEIAETGLDEDSGIRTLHLAGPPEFTALRALPALTPLIHQGLAVRASFPGTTEEILDGLAAGHHDLAIATARPRGGLLVSTPLCDEEHVLVAAPRWAARLSPEVLLGERAVVLEQLPVVEVHESLPFVSRYWASVFETKPATTATVIAPDLRAVRDSAVSGAGLAVLPRYLCEEALLRGELVALLEPPVPPLRTYFLVARTGTLALAPLARAHEELLRAAGSW, from the coding sequence ATGGATCTGGCCCTGCTGCGCACGTTCGTCACGGTGCACCGGGCCGGCTCCTTCACCCGCGCCGCCGCGCTCCTGGGCCTCTCCCAGCCGGCCGTCACCAGCCAGATCCGGACCCTGGAACGACAGCTGGGGCGACCGCTCTTCCTCAGACAGGCGCGCGGAGTCACCCCCACCACGATCGGGGACGAACTGGCACACCGCGCGGCGCCCCATCTGGACGCACTCGTGGAGATCGCCGAGACCGGGCTCGACGAGGACAGCGGGATCCGCACCCTCCATCTCGCCGGGCCACCGGAGTTCACCGCGCTCCGCGCGCTGCCCGCCCTCACCCCGCTGATCCACCAGGGGCTCGCCGTGCGGGCCTCCTTCCCCGGCACCACCGAGGAGATCCTCGACGGGCTCGCCGCGGGCCATCATGATCTGGCCATCGCCACCGCGCGCCCCCGCGGTGGTCTGCTCGTCTCCACCCCGCTCTGCGACGAGGAGCACGTCCTGGTCGCGGCCCCGCGCTGGGCCGCCCGGCTCTCCCCCGAGGTGCTCCTGGGCGAGCGCGCGGTGGTCCTGGAACAGCTGCCGGTGGTCGAGGTCCACGAGTCGCTGCCCTTCGTCTCCCGCTACTGGGCGAGCGTCTTCGAGACCAAACCGGCGACCACCGCCACCGTCATCGCCCCCGACCTGCGGGCCGTGCGGGACTCGGCCGTCTCCGGTGCCGGACTCGCCGTCCTGCCGCGCTACCTCTGCGAGGAAGCCCTTCTGCGGGGAGAGCTCGTGGCGCTGCTGGAACCTCCGGTCCCTCCGCTCCGGACGTACTTCCTGGTCGCACGGACGGGGACGCTCGCGCTCGCCCCTCTCGCGCGGGCCCATGAGGAGTTGCTGCGCGCCGCCGGGAGCTGGTGA
- the rplI gene encoding 50S ribosomal protein L9 produces the protein MKIILTHEVSGLGAAGDVVDVKDGYARNYLVPRGFAIRWTKGGEKDVAQIRRARKIHEIATIEQANEIKAQLEGTKVRLAVRSGDAGRLFGSVTPADIASAIKTAGGPDVDKRRVELGSPIKTLGSHQVSVRLHPEVAAKLGVEVVAA, from the coding sequence ATGAAGATCATCCTCACCCACGAGGTCTCCGGCCTCGGTGCCGCTGGCGACGTCGTCGACGTCAAGGACGGCTACGCTCGCAACTACCTGGTCCCGCGCGGTTTCGCGATCCGCTGGACCAAGGGCGGCGAGAAGGACGTGGCGCAGATCCGCCGCGCCCGCAAGATCCACGAGATCGCGACCATCGAGCAGGCCAACGAGATCAAGGCCCAGCTCGAGGGCACGAAGGTCCGCCTGGCCGTTCGCTCCGGCGACGCCGGCCGTCTCTTCGGCTCCGTGACCCCGGCCGACATCGCCTCGGCGATCAAGACCGCGGGTGGCCCCGACGTCGACAAGCGTCGCGTCGAGCTCGGTTCGCCGATCAAGACCCTGGGCTCGCACCAGGTGTCCGTGCGTCTGCACCCCGAGGTTGCCGCGAAGCTCGGCGTCGAGGTCGTCGCCGCGTAA
- a CDS encoding NUDIX domain-containing protein — MTERPVIKRTARAILLDGDDLILIKRTKPGMDPYWLTPGGGVEPTDSTVVEALHREVLEELGAKITDVVPCFVDTVEHIVDGGVSGVKVQHFFVCRLGSMDTSLRHGPEIEEPVGEYEIVRVPFSRVGIAAVHLVPLSLRHYLDGNIEGVRAMHAPDLG; from the coding sequence ATGACCGAACGGCCCGTGATCAAGCGCACCGCACGCGCCATCCTGCTCGACGGGGACGACCTGATCCTCATCAAGCGGACCAAGCCCGGAATGGATCCCTACTGGCTCACGCCCGGCGGCGGAGTGGAGCCCACCGACTCCACCGTTGTCGAGGCCCTGCACCGCGAAGTGCTCGAAGAACTCGGCGCCAAGATCACCGATGTGGTGCCCTGCTTCGTCGACACCGTCGAGCACATCGTCGACGGCGGGGTCTCCGGGGTGAAGGTCCAGCACTTCTTCGTGTGCCGGCTCGGCTCCATGGACACCTCCCTGCGCCACGGCCCCGAGATCGAGGAGCCGGTCGGCGAGTACGAGATCGTCCGGGTGCCCTTCAGCCGGGTCGGCATCGCCGCCGTGCACCTCGTCCCGCTCTCCCTGCGCCACTACCTCGACGGCAACATCGAGGGCGTCCGCGCGATGCACGCCCCCGACCTGGGCTGA
- a CDS encoding serine hydrolase domain-containing protein, with product MTTSFEALLPGTERALLHRVAVAQTEGRTPSFVGAVVRDGALVWSGSRSCVDGHAPDADTQFRIGSITKVFTAVLVMRLRDEGLLGLDDPLEKHLKGTGVGEVTVAQLLGHTGGLAAETPGAWWERSSAELRPELSHVLGEQPFLQSPGRRHHYSNPGYTLLGSLVEAVRGVAWEEALRREILEPLGMSRTTLDPVAPHAGGWAVHPWADVMMSEPSEDLGLMAPAGQLWSTAADLARFAAFLAAGDERVLATSSVEEMRAPASPAGEGDWEGSYGLGLQLLRRDGRTLIGHTGSLPGFVACLWVSVEDGLAGIALSNATSGPLVGAVASDLVRIVAEAEPRFPEPWRPLPEAEVDEKLLSLTGPWYWGTYAYGLRLGPERSVVLEPLRGAGRRARFRALPEGGWVGLNGYYAGETLRAARRADGSVSHLDLGSFVFTREPYDPADAVPGGVDEAGWRGL from the coding sequence ATGACGACATCATTCGAAGCTTTGCTGCCCGGGACCGAGCGGGCCCTGCTGCACCGTGTCGCGGTCGCCCAGACCGAGGGGCGGACGCCTTCCTTCGTGGGGGCGGTGGTCCGCGACGGAGCGTTGGTGTGGAGCGGTTCGCGCAGCTGTGTGGACGGCCACGCGCCCGACGCGGACACCCAGTTCAGGATCGGGTCGATCACCAAGGTGTTCACCGCCGTACTGGTGATGCGGCTGCGGGACGAGGGCCTGCTCGGGCTGGACGACCCGCTGGAGAAGCACCTGAAGGGAACGGGCGTCGGTGAGGTGACGGTCGCTCAACTCCTCGGCCACACCGGCGGTCTCGCCGCGGAGACGCCCGGCGCGTGGTGGGAGAGGTCCTCCGCGGAGCTGCGGCCTGAGCTCTCCCACGTTCTGGGGGAGCAGCCCTTCCTCCAGTCGCCGGGGCGCCGCCACCACTACTCCAACCCCGGTTACACGCTGCTCGGTTCACTCGTCGAGGCGGTCCGTGGAGTGGCCTGGGAGGAGGCGCTGCGGCGCGAGATCCTGGAACCGCTCGGGATGAGCCGTACGACGCTCGATCCTGTCGCCCCGCACGCGGGCGGCTGGGCCGTGCACCCCTGGGCCGACGTCATGATGTCCGAACCCTCCGAGGACCTCGGCCTGATGGCACCGGCCGGTCAGCTCTGGTCGACGGCCGCCGACCTCGCGCGGTTCGCCGCCTTCCTCGCGGCGGGGGACGAGCGGGTGCTCGCCACGTCGTCCGTGGAGGAGATGCGGGCCCCGGCCTCCCCCGCCGGGGAAGGCGACTGGGAGGGGAGCTACGGGCTCGGCCTCCAGCTGTTGCGCAGGGACGGCCGCACCCTGATCGGCCACACCGGCTCCCTCCCGGGCTTCGTCGCCTGTCTGTGGGTGAGTGTGGAGGACGGCCTCGCGGGGATCGCCCTCTCCAACGCCACGTCGGGCCCGCTGGTGGGGGCTGTGGCCTCCGATCTCGTACGGATCGTGGCGGAGGCGGAGCCGCGGTTCCCGGAGCCGTGGCGGCCCCTTCCTGAGGCCGAGGTCGACGAGAAGCTGCTCTCCCTCACGGGACCTTGGTACTGGGGCACGTACGCCTACGGGCTTCGGCTCGGCCCCGAGCGGAGCGTCGTGCTCGAACCCCTGCGAGGCGCCGGCCGGCGGGCTCGGTTCCGGGCGCTGCCCGAGGGTGGCTGGGTCGGGCTGAACGGCTACTACGCGGGGGAGACGCTTCGTGCGGCGCGGCGCGCCGACGGCAGCGTGAGCCATCTCGACCTCGGGTCGTTCGTCTTCACGCGGGAGCCGTACGACCCGGCGGACGCGGTCCCCGGCGGCGTGGACGAGGCGGGCTGGCGCGGTCTCTGA
- a CDS encoding N-acetyltransferase family protein, translated as MSDLEIRPATAEDLPAIVAMLADDPLGAQRESPDDLAPYLTAFERLANDPNQHVVVAVREDKVVGTLQLTVIPGLSRRGTTRSIIEGVRIHSDERGSGLGTQLIEWAVAESERQDCRLVQLTSDVTRADAHRFYERLGFEASHVGFKKSL; from the coding sequence ATGAGCGATCTTGAGATACGTCCCGCCACCGCGGAGGACCTTCCGGCCATCGTCGCGATGCTCGCCGACGACCCCCTGGGCGCACAGCGCGAATCCCCCGACGACCTCGCCCCGTACCTCACCGCCTTCGAGCGCCTCGCGAACGACCCGAACCAGCACGTGGTCGTGGCCGTCCGCGAGGACAAGGTCGTCGGCACCCTCCAGCTGACCGTCATCCCGGGGCTTTCCCGTCGGGGCACCACCCGGTCGATCATCGAGGGCGTCCGCATCCACTCCGACGAGCGCGGCAGCGGTCTCGGGACGCAGCTCATCGAGTGGGCGGTCGCGGAGTCCGAGCGCCAGGACTGCCGCCTCGTCCAGCTGACCTCGGACGTCACCCGCGCCGACGCCCACCGCTTCTACGAGCGCCTGGGCTTCGAGGCCTCGCACGTGGGCTTCAAGAAGAGCCTCTGA
- a CDS encoding globin domain-containing protein yields the protein MDAPTTTTDERESPTPDGKEPRISEGPSADAVLVRRTLAEIAPVADRVTSYFYALLFIHHPELREMFPAAMDTQRDRLLKALLTAAEHMDDAPVLTAYLENLGRGHRKYGTQAAHYPAVGEALIGALTRYAEKSWDEETEAAWVRTYTTISQIMIDAAAENERTAPAWWQAEVVSHDLRTPDIAVVTLRPDQPYPFLAGQYTTLETPWWPRIWRHYSFASAPRPDGLLSLHIKAVPAGWVSNALVHRARPGDVLRLGPPAGSMTVDHSTDTGLLCMGGGTGIAPIKALVEDVAEHGDRRPVDVFYGARSGHDLYDIDTMLRLQKTFPWLSVHPVTEEQGRLPDAVCRYGPWNERDAYLSGPLDMVRRGVDALRGAGVPSDRIRHDFLAELAPATAGQPRSGACIARTPSMLPSR from the coding sequence ATGGATGCTCCGACCACCACGACGGACGAACGGGAGTCCCCGACGCCGGACGGGAAGGAACCCCGGATATCCGAGGGACCCTCCGCCGACGCCGTGCTCGTCCGACGCACCCTGGCGGAGATCGCACCGGTCGCCGACCGGGTGACCTCGTACTTCTACGCCCTGCTCTTCATCCACCACCCCGAGCTGCGCGAGATGTTCCCCGCGGCCATGGACACCCAGCGGGACCGGCTCCTGAAGGCCCTGCTGACGGCGGCCGAGCACATGGACGACGCTCCGGTCCTCACCGCGTACCTGGAGAACCTGGGCAGGGGACACCGGAAGTACGGAACGCAGGCCGCCCACTACCCGGCCGTCGGCGAGGCCCTCATCGGTGCGCTCACGCGGTACGCGGAGAAGAGCTGGGACGAGGAGACCGAGGCGGCCTGGGTCCGCACGTACACGACGATCTCCCAGATCATGATCGACGCGGCCGCGGAGAACGAGCGGACCGCGCCCGCCTGGTGGCAGGCCGAGGTCGTCTCCCACGACCTGCGCACCCCGGACATCGCGGTCGTGACGCTCAGGCCCGACCAGCCGTACCCGTTCCTCGCCGGGCAGTACACGACGCTGGAGACGCCGTGGTGGCCCCGGATATGGCGTCACTACTCCTTCGCCTCGGCACCCCGGCCGGACGGGCTGCTCTCCCTCCACATCAAGGCCGTCCCGGCCGGCTGGGTGTCCAATGCGCTGGTCCACCGGGCCCGCCCCGGGGACGTGCTGCGGCTCGGTCCGCCGGCCGGCTCGATGACGGTCGACCACTCCACGGACACCGGCCTGCTCTGCATGGGCGGCGGCACCGGGATAGCGCCGATCAAGGCGCTGGTCGAGGACGTCGCCGAGCACGGGGACCGGCGCCCGGTCGATGTCTTCTACGGGGCGCGCAGCGGCCACGACCTCTACGACATCGACACGATGCTGCGGCTGCAGAAGACCTTCCCGTGGCTCTCCGTCCACCCGGTCACCGAGGAACAGGGAAGGCTCCCGGACGCCGTCTGCCGCTACGGCCCGTGGAACGAACGGGACGCGTATCTCTCGGGCCCGCTCGACATGGTCCGCCGCGGGGTCGACGCACTGCGCGGGGCGGGCGTCCCCTCGGACCGCATCCGCCATGACTTCCTCGCGGAGCTCGCCCCCGCGACCGCGGGTCAGCCCAGGTCGGGGGCGTGCATCGCGCGGACGCCCTCGATGTTGCCGTCGAGGTAG
- a CDS encoding MATE family efflux transporter, which translates to MTQAPATPKAVRRQHDREIVSLALPAFGALVAEPLFLIVDSAIVGHLGTPQLAGLAIAAALLSTAVSVFVFLAYATTAAVARRVGAGDLPAAIRQGMDGIWLALLLGVAVVALTLPTAPWLVDVFGASDTAAPYAVTYLRISGLGIPAMLVVLAATGVLRGLQDTRTPLYVAIAGFATNGALNIALVYGAGLGIAGSAWGTVIAQCGMAAAYLVVVVRGARRHGASLRPDPAGIRASAQAGVPLLVRTLSLRAVLMIATAVAARLGDAEVAAHQIILSLWSLMAFALDAIAIAGQAIIGRYLGADDADGARQVCRRMVQWGVVSGVVLGALLIVARPLFVPLFTGDTTVQDTLLPALLVVALSQPISGVVFVLDGVLMGAGDGPYLAWAMLLTLAVFAPVALLVPTLGGGLTALWWAMTLMMAVRMGTLWFRMRSGRWIVTGATR; encoded by the coding sequence ATGACTCAGGCCCCCGCGACCCCCAAGGCCGTCCGCCGACAGCACGACCGCGAGATCGTCTCCCTCGCCCTGCCGGCCTTCGGTGCTCTCGTCGCCGAGCCGCTGTTCCTCATCGTCGACAGCGCCATCGTCGGCCACCTCGGCACACCTCAGCTCGCGGGCCTCGCGATCGCCGCGGCCCTGCTCTCCACCGCCGTCAGCGTCTTCGTCTTCCTGGCCTACGCCACCACGGCCGCCGTCGCCCGGCGCGTGGGAGCGGGTGACCTCCCCGCCGCCATCCGGCAGGGCATGGACGGCATCTGGCTCGCGCTCCTCCTCGGCGTCGCCGTCGTCGCCCTGACCCTGCCCACCGCGCCGTGGCTCGTCGACGTCTTCGGGGCCTCGGACACCGCCGCCCCGTACGCCGTCACCTATCTCAGGATCTCCGGCCTCGGCATCCCCGCCATGCTGGTGGTCCTGGCCGCCACCGGCGTGCTGCGAGGCCTCCAGGACACCCGTACACCGCTCTACGTCGCCATCGCGGGCTTCGCGACCAATGGCGCCCTCAACATCGCCCTGGTGTACGGCGCGGGTCTGGGCATCGCCGGCTCCGCCTGGGGCACGGTCATCGCCCAGTGCGGCATGGCCGCCGCCTACCTCGTCGTGGTCGTACGGGGCGCCCGGCGCCACGGCGCCTCCCTCCGCCCCGACCCGGCCGGCATCCGTGCCTCCGCCCAGGCCGGCGTCCCGCTCCTGGTCCGTACGCTCTCGCTCCGCGCGGTCCTGATGATCGCCACGGCCGTCGCCGCCCGGCTGGGAGACGCGGAGGTGGCCGCCCACCAGATCATCCTGTCCCTGTGGAGCCTCATGGCCTTCGCGCTCGACGCGATCGCCATCGCGGGCCAGGCCATCATCGGCCGCTACCTCGGCGCGGACGACGCCGACGGCGCACGGCAGGTCTGCCGCCGCATGGTCCAGTGGGGCGTGGTCTCCGGAGTGGTGCTCGGCGCGCTGCTCATCGTCGCCCGCCCCTTGTTCGTCCCGCTCTTCACCGGCGACACCACCGTGCAGGACACCCTGCTCCCCGCGCTCCTGGTCGTCGCGCTCTCCCAGCCGATCTCCGGCGTGGTCTTCGTCCTGGACGGCGTCCTCATGGGCGCGGGAGACGGCCCCTACCTGGCCTGGGCCATGCTGCTCACGCTGGCCGTCTTCGCCCCGGTCGCGCTCCTCGTCCCGACGCTCGGCGGCGGACTGACGGCGCTCTGGTGGGCGATGACCCTGATGATGGCGGTCCGGATGGGCACCCTCTGGTTCCGTATGCGCTCCGGCCGCTGGATCGTCACCGGCGCCACCCGCTGA
- a CDS encoding GNAT family N-acetyltransferase, whose product MPISPAPLAQLPIRRLTPGDLLACSDLSENRGWPREEHKWGLLLAAGTGYGIDDPYGPGLAACSVVTSYGPGLAAIGMVLVAERYARQGMGRRLMQHVLAEAGDTPLTLYATANGQPLYEQLGFTETSRSEMVRGQFAFTAPAPDIPVRPATAEDLPAVLRLDHEVFGLDRTHLLARLPAFADHLRVAEEDGEITGFAAAWPNMDTHVIGPLIARDPGTAKALIASLAAATDRPLRTDIDVRHTSLLSWAKENGIDTITTTSVMIRSLPDLPGDWRRRFAPLTVAAG is encoded by the coding sequence ATGCCGATTTCCCCCGCTCCCCTCGCTCAGCTCCCGATCCGCCGTCTCACCCCGGGGGACCTCCTCGCCTGCTCCGACCTCTCCGAGAACCGGGGATGGCCCCGCGAGGAGCACAAGTGGGGACTGCTGCTCGCCGCCGGCACCGGCTACGGCATCGACGACCCCTACGGCCCCGGCCTCGCCGCCTGCTCCGTGGTCACCTCCTACGGTCCGGGGCTCGCCGCGATCGGCATGGTGCTCGTCGCCGAGCGGTACGCACGCCAGGGGATGGGACGCCGGCTCATGCAGCACGTCCTGGCGGAGGCGGGAGACACCCCGCTCACGCTGTACGCCACGGCGAACGGGCAACCCCTGTACGAGCAGCTGGGCTTCACCGAGACGAGCCGCTCGGAGATGGTGCGCGGGCAGTTCGCGTTCACCGCACCCGCCCCGGACATCCCGGTCCGCCCCGCCACCGCGGAGGACCTCCCGGCCGTCCTGCGTCTGGACCACGAGGTCTTCGGTCTCGACCGGACGCACCTCCTCGCCCGGCTCCCCGCGTTCGCGGACCACCTCCGGGTCGCCGAGGAGGACGGCGAGATCACCGGCTTCGCGGCCGCCTGGCCCAACATGGACACCCATGTCATCGGCCCCCTGATCGCCCGGGACCCGGGTACGGCCAAGGCTCTGATCGCCTCCCTGGCGGCCGCCACCGACCGGCCCCTGCGCACGGACATCGACGTGCGCCACACCTCGCTGCTGAGCTGGGCGAAGGAGAACGGCATCGACACGATCACCACCACGTCGGTGATGATCCGCTCCCTGCCCGACCTCCCCGGCGACTGGCGACGCCGCTTCGCTCCCCTGACGGTCGCCGCCGGCTAG
- the dnaB gene encoding replicative DNA helicase: MSVPEPMDDPWADSGPSDRLPTRTRGEGRGRGRGRDDQHERGGDGPWDGGLSGFERVPPQDLDAEQSVLGGMLLSKDAIADVVEIIKGNDFYKPAHETVYAAILDLYAKGEPADPITVGAELTKRGEITRVGGASYLHTLVQSVPTAANASYYAEIVHERAVLRRLVEAGTKITQMGYAADGDVDEIVNSAQAEIYAVTEQRTTEDYLPLGDIMEGALDEIEAIGSRSGEMTGVPTGFTDLDSLTNGLHPGQMIIIAARPAMGKSTLALDFARAASIKHNLPSVIFSLEMGRNEIAMRLLSAEARVALHHMRSGTMTDEDWTRLARRMPDVSQAPLYIDDSPNLSMMEIRAKCRRLKQRNGLKLVIIDYLQLMQSGGSKRQESRQQEVSDMSRNLKLLAKELELPVIALSQLNRGPEQRTDKKPMVSDLRESGSIEQDADMVILLHREDAYEKESPRAGEADIIVGKHRNGPTATITVAFQGHYSRFVDMAQT; the protein is encoded by the coding sequence GTGAGCGTTCCCGAGCCCATGGACGACCCCTGGGCCGACAGCGGACCGAGCGACCGGCTGCCCACCCGTACCCGAGGCGAAGGGCGCGGCCGTGGCCGCGGGCGCGACGACCAGCACGAGCGGGGCGGCGACGGTCCCTGGGACGGCGGGCTCTCCGGCTTCGAGCGCGTTCCCCCACAGGACCTCGACGCCGAGCAGTCCGTCCTCGGCGGCATGCTCCTCTCCAAGGACGCCATCGCGGACGTCGTGGAGATCATCAAGGGCAACGACTTCTACAAGCCGGCCCACGAGACCGTCTACGCGGCGATCCTCGACCTCTACGCCAAGGGCGAGCCGGCCGACCCGATCACGGTCGGCGCCGAACTCACCAAGCGCGGCGAGATCACCCGCGTCGGCGGCGCCTCCTACCTCCACACCCTGGTCCAGTCGGTGCCGACCGCGGCCAACGCCTCGTACTACGCGGAGATCGTCCACGAGCGGGCGGTCCTGCGCCGCCTCGTGGAGGCCGGCACCAAGATCACGCAGATGGGCTACGCGGCCGACGGGGACGTCGACGAGATCGTGAACTCGGCCCAGGCCGAGATCTACGCGGTCACCGAGCAGCGCACCACCGAGGACTACCTGCCGCTCGGCGACATCATGGAGGGCGCGCTCGACGAGATCGAGGCGATCGGCTCCCGCAGCGGTGAGATGACGGGTGTGCCCACCGGCTTCACCGACCTCGACTCGCTCACCAACGGACTGCACCCCGGCCAGATGATCATCATCGCGGCCCGTCCCGCCATGGGTAAGTCGACCCTCGCCCTGGACTTCGCCCGGGCGGCCTCCATCAAGCACAACCTGCCCAGCGTCATCTTCTCCCTCGAAATGGGCCGCAACGAGATCGCGATGCGACTGCTCTCGGCCGAGGCCCGGGTCGCGCTCCACCACATGCGCTCCGGCACGATGACCGACGAGGACTGGACCCGGCTCGCCCGCCGGATGCCCGACGTCTCCCAGGCCCCGCTGTACATCGACGACTCCCCGAACCTGTCGATGATGGAGATCCGCGCGAAGTGCCGTCGGCTCAAGCAGCGCAACGGCCTGAAGCTCGTCATCATCGACTACCTGCAGCTCATGCAGTCGGGTGGTTCCAAGCGGCAGGAGAGCCGTCAGCAAGAGGTCTCCGACATGTCGCGAAACCTGAAGCTCCTCGCCAAGGAGCTGGAACTGCCGGTGATCGCGCTCTCGCAGCTGAACCGTGGTCCCGAACAGCGCACCGACAAGAAGCCGATGGTCTCCGACCTGCGTGAGTCCGGCTCGATCGAGCAGGACGCCGACATGGTGATCCTGCTGCACCGCGAGGACGCCTACGAGAAGGAGTCACCGCGCGCGGGCGAGGCCGACATCATCGTCGGCAAGCACCGTAACGGCCCGACGGCGACCATCACCGTGGCCTTCCAGGGCCACTACTCGCGCTTCGTGGACATGGCCCAGACCTGA
- a CDS encoding MarR family winged helix-turn-helix transcriptional regulator: MTATDPALTALSQRWCALSLLHGRIEAHIERALESGHGLSVREYSLLDVLSRQHSGPGGHLQMKQVADAVVLSQSATTRLVTRLEDRGLLTRYLCATDRRGIYTDVTEAGMKLLEEARPTNDSALREALDEAAKNPELAALVQVVEGVGAPA, translated from the coding sequence ATGACCGCGACGGACCCCGCACTCACCGCGCTCTCCCAGCGCTGGTGTGCCCTCTCCCTGCTCCACGGCAGGATCGAGGCCCACATCGAGCGCGCCCTGGAGTCCGGGCACGGTCTGAGCGTGCGGGAGTACTCGCTGCTCGACGTCCTCAGCCGTCAGCACAGCGGCCCCGGCGGTCACCTCCAGATGAAGCAGGTCGCCGACGCCGTCGTGCTCAGCCAGAGCGCCACCACCCGGCTCGTCACCCGGCTGGAGGACCGCGGCCTGCTCACCCGGTACCTCTGCGCCACCGACCGGCGCGGCATCTACACCGATGTCACCGAGGCCGGCATGAAGCTCCTCGAAGAGGCCCGTCCCACCAACGACAGCGCGCTGCGCGAGGCTCTCGACGAAGCCGCCAAGAACCCGGAGCTGGCAGCGCTCGTCCAGGTCGTGGAAGGCGTGGGCGCGCCCGCGTGA